One region of Streptomyces davaonensis JCM 4913 genomic DNA includes:
- a CDS encoding RNA polymerase sigma factor, which produces MPLPHTVTTAPEAPDDPEPELIARARGGDREAFAALYYEHYRLVYGFLLVRTRNRHLAEDLTQEAFTRALRRIDAYTWQGTAFAAWLTTIAKNLYLDELGRGRTRLETPVAEFDDPQVSRNGAESLVLRELEAVEAHETVLSALHTLSAPQRHCVQLRFLDELTPEETALAMGRSVGAVKTMTYRALRKLRWTTEEVSA; this is translated from the coding sequence GTGCCCCTACCGCACACCGTCACCACCGCCCCGGAGGCCCCGGACGATCCGGAACCCGAACTGATCGCCCGGGCCCGCGGCGGGGACCGGGAGGCGTTCGCCGCCCTCTACTACGAGCACTACCGCCTCGTGTACGGCTTCCTGCTCGTCCGCACGCGCAACAGACACCTGGCGGAGGACCTGACCCAGGAGGCGTTCACCCGCGCGCTGCGGCGTATCGACGCCTACACCTGGCAGGGCACGGCCTTCGCGGCCTGGCTGACCACCATCGCCAAGAACCTCTACCTCGACGAACTCGGTCGTGGCCGCACCCGCTTGGAGACCCCGGTCGCGGAGTTCGACGACCCGCAGGTGTCCCGGAACGGCGCGGAGTCCTTGGTCCTGCGCGAACTGGAAGCAGTCGAAGCCCATGAGACCGTCCTCAGCGCCCTGCACACCCTGAGCGCTCCCCAACGGCACTGCGTGCAACTGCGCTTCCTCGACGAACTCACGCCGGAGGAAACGGCCCTGGCGATGGGCCGGAGTGTGGGCGCGGTCAAGACAATGACCTACCGCGCATTACGGAAACTGCGCTGGACGACCGAGGAGGTATCCGCATGA
- a CDS encoding helix-turn-helix domain-containing protein, whose protein sequence is MTNPPQSRPGDPEPGHHPPRRDEDLAALLTRLLAQAPGRTQKELAVEAGISYPTLNAWVNRTRGTSRIEPEKLRAMVAAFRRWGVRTTPKEFFEAAGRPVPGPSEDEREARLLKLYRQLPEARQRALLKDAEAMLQVSRIV, encoded by the coding sequence GTGACGAACCCCCCGCAGAGCCGCCCGGGAGACCCAGAACCGGGCCACCATCCCCCGCGCCGGGACGAGGACCTGGCAGCGCTGCTCACCCGTCTGCTGGCGCAGGCCCCGGGCAGGACCCAGAAGGAATTGGCGGTGGAGGCCGGTATCTCCTACCCGACCCTGAACGCCTGGGTGAACCGCACCCGGGGCACCTCACGCATCGAACCGGAGAAGCTGCGGGCCATGGTCGCGGCCTTCCGGCGCTGGGGCGTACGCACTACACCGAAGGAGTTCTTCGAGGCGGCCGGCCGGCCGGTGCCGGGGCCGAGCGAGGACGAGCGCGAGGCCCGACTCCTGAAGCTCTACCGGCAATTGCCCGAGGCACGCCAGCGCGCGCTCCTCAAGGACGCGGAGGCCATGCTCCAGGTCAGCCGCATCGTGTGA